A section of the Candidatus Rokuibacteriota bacterium genome encodes:
- the thiC gene encoding phosphomethylpyrimidine synthase ThiC, producing the protein VKINANIGNSAVASSIDEEVEKLVWATRWGADTVMDLSTGKNIHTTREWIIRNSPAPIGTVPIYQALEKVRGRAEDLTWEVYRDTLIEQAEQGVDYFTIHAGVLLRYVPLTARRITGIVSRGGSIMAKWCLAHHRESFLYTHFREMCELLAAYDVAFSLGDGRRPGCQADANDEAQFAELDTLGELTRVAWEHDCQVMIEGPGHVPMHLIKENMDRQLAVCQEAPFYTLGPLTTDIAPGYDHITSAIGAAMIGWLGTAMLCYVTPKEHLGLPDKQDVKDGVIAYKIAAHAADLAKGHPRARERDDALSRARFEFRWEDQFKLALDPETARAFHDETLPAEGAKLAHFCSMCGPHFCSMKITQDVREYAEKQGLDEAAALAQGLSEKAKEFRKTGGEVYVPRP; encoded by the coding sequence GTGAAGATAAACGCCAACATCGGCAACTCCGCGGTGGCCTCCTCCATCGATGAAGAGGTGGAGAAGCTGGTCTGGGCCACCCGCTGGGGCGCGGACACAGTTATGGACCTCTCCACGGGCAAGAACATCCACACTACCAGGGAGTGGATTATCCGCAACTCGCCGGCGCCGATAGGCACTGTGCCCATCTATCAGGCCCTGGAGAAGGTGCGCGGTAGGGCGGAGGACCTGACCTGGGAGGTCTACCGGGACACCCTCATCGAGCAGGCCGAGCAAGGGGTGGACTACTTCACCATCCACGCGGGCGTCCTGCTGCGCTACGTCCCGCTGACGGCCCGGCGGATCACGGGCATCGTCTCCCGCGGCGGCTCCATCATGGCCAAGTGGTGCCTGGCGCATCACCGGGAGAGCTTCCTTTACACCCACTTCAGGGAGATGTGCGAGCTCCTGGCGGCCTACGACGTGGCATTCTCGCTGGGCGACGGCCGCCGGCCGGGGTGCCAGGCTGACGCCAACGACGAGGCCCAGTTCGCCGAGCTGGACACGCTCGGCGAGCTCACGCGAGTTGCGTGGGAGCATGACTGCCAGGTCATGATCGAGGGGCCGGGGCATGTGCCCATGCACCTCATCAAGGAGAACATGGACCGCCAGCTCGCCGTCTGCCAGGAGGCGCCGTTCTACACCCTGGGGCCCCTCACCACCGATATCGCCCCCGGCTACGACCACATCACCTCGGCCATCGGCGCCGCCATGATCGGCTGGCTCGGCACGGCCATGCTCTGCTACGTGACGCCCAAGGAGCACCTGGGGCTGCCGGACAAGCAGGATGTCAAGGACGGCGTCATCGCCTACAAGATCGCGGCGCACGCAGCCGACCTGGCCAAGGGCCATCCCCGGGCGCGCGAGCGGGACGACGCGCTCTCGCGCGCCCGGTTCGAGTTCCGGTGGGAGGACCAGTTCAAGCTGGCCCTGGACCCGGAGACGGCACGGGCCTTCCACGACGAGACGCTCCCGGCCGAGGGGGCGAAGCTCGCCCACTTCTGCTCGATGTGCGGCCCGCACTTCTGCTCGATGAAGATCACCCAGGACGTGCGGGAGTACGCGGAGAAGCAGGGGCTCGACGAGGCAGCAGCGCTGGCGCAGGGGCTCAGCGAGAAGGCCAAGGAGTTCAGGAAG